In the Clostridium gelidum genome, ATTAATAAGTGTGTTAAATATTGTAAGTGCTGGAGATCATATTGTAAGTGCTGCTACTGTATATGGGGGCACAATTAATCTTTTTGCAGTTACTCTTAAGAGATTTGGGATAGAATGTACATTTGTTGATGCTGATGCATGTGAAGAAGAAATACAAAAAGCATTTAAGCCAAACACAAAAGTAGTTTTTGGGGAAACTATTGCAAATCCAGCGATTGCAATATTTGATATAGAGAAATTTGCGAGTATTGCACATAAAAACAATGTGCCACTTATTGTTGACAACACTTTTGCAACACCACTTCTTTGTAGGCCTATAGAATTTGGTGCAGATATAGTTATTCATTCAACAAGTAAGTATATGGATGGACATGCAGTGCAATTAGGTGGAGTAATTGTTGATAGTGGAAATTTTGATTGGACAAATGGTAACTTTAAAGAATTTACAGAACCAGATGAGTCTTATCATGGAATAATATATACGAAACAGTTTGGAAAAGCTGCATACATAGCAAAAGCAAGAGTTCAACTTATGAGAGATCTAGGTGCATATCCAACTGCAAATGCTGCATTTCTTTTAAATTTAGGTCTTGAAAGTCTTCCAGTTAGAATAGAAAAACACTGTAGAAATGCAGAAACAGTAGCACAATTTTTAAATGAAAGTGATAAAGTTGAATTTGTAAATTACCCAACAATTAAAGGAAATAAATATAATGAGTTGGCTAAAAAATATTTATCAAAAGGATGTAGTGGGGTAATTTCATTTTCAATTAAAGGTAGTAGAGAAAATGCAATTAAGTTTATGGATAGTTTAAAGCTTGCAGAAAATGTAGTGCATGTAGCAGATATTCGCACATGCGTACTTCACCCAGCAAGTTCAACACATCGTCAACTTTCAGATGAACAATTAGTAGCAGCTGGAATAACACCAGGTCTTATAAGATTATCAGTAGGACTTGAAAATGTTGAAGATATTATAGAGGATGTTAAACAAGCATTAGAACAAGTTTAAGAGGATTATTCATAAACTCATGAGTTGGATTTGCCGAAATTAAATACATTTGTGTTCAGCAGTGATTTCAGCAGCAAAATTTTCAAATGCCTGCTAAACATAAATGTATTGATTTTGGGTGCAGATGTATATAAATGAGTTTAGAATAATGAGGGGTGAACCATACCATAAGTAAATGAGGAATTTATTAAGATTGGATAAGATTAAAATGCAACTCAAATATGTCTAGAGTTGGTCGCAGTATACATAATGGACCTATGGAAGGATTTTTTTGGATACTAAAATCAGAAATGTATCACCTAAGGGAATTCTATACATATGTAGAACTTGAGCAAGCTATTGATGAATATATAGAATTTTATAATACAAAAAGACTACAGAAAAAATTAAAAGGCATGGCTCCAATTGAATATCGTAGCCACACCTTATCAGTATAAATTTTTATTATTTACCCTGTCTACTTGACAGAGTGGAGTTCAAGCCACATACAAATGGTCGTATGTTTCATGGTGGAGGTGAATCACGACTTTTTAAATAGACTAATTTTATTACTTTGCCATATTAATAAAACACTCAAATTTTATATAAAATAATATTTGAATTTATTATTGATTTGTGCTTAACGTCCAAGGTTTTTGAATACTATCTTTTAAAGTGTTATAAGTGTTAATTAACTGTCTTAATCCTGTATTTAAATCTTCACTTTTTACAACTGCAGCCTTATAATCATTTTCTGTCATCATACCTATATCTACTTGTGATTTTGCATATCTAAGTTTTGTATTAGTTGATTTTACCTGTTCATTTAATGTATTAATTTTGTTTTGTAAATCAAGTAATGTTGAATAACATTCTTTTAACCCATTCTTTAAATTCTTCCTTGAATCAGCTAATTTAACTTTTCCTTCTTCTAAACTATATTTACCATCTAAATAAGATCCATAGGCAGTTAGTTTATTGGAATAATTCTGTACATCTTTTTGATACCCCATAAGTGCTATTGCATATGATCCAGTATCAAATGAAACATTTCCAAGCGCATCACTTTTGGCAAATTTCGTTTTATCAGGCATTGTAGGTGCATCTTTATCAATAATGTCTTTGATACCATCATCTTTTAAATCTTTAAAATAATCTTTTGTGAGCTTTATCATTTCATCATTATATTTTAAGTATTCATCTATTTTTTCATCCAAATATGCATCTACTGAACCATTAATTTTAAATACATTATATTTAATATTTTCATCAAAACTATAATTTGATAACTTTAAGTCTGTCAAAACTCCCATAAAATCCATATTGTTTTTTAAAGAATTCTCTTTTGAAGTAATATCATTTTTCAAAGACTCCACCTCAATCTGTTTGTCTACTAATTGATTATCTGTTGCCATACCAATTTTAACTTTTGTTTTCATTGTCTCTAATTCTTTATTTTTAACTTCAAAATTACTATTTAATTTTTCTATATCCATTTGTTTCAAAATTATAGCATTATATTTATTAGTAATGTCGGTTGTGATTTGATCCTTTAAAAACTCTTCTGATTG is a window encoding:
- a CDS encoding O-acetylhomoserine aminocarboxypropyltransferase/cysteine synthase family protein, whose product is MKIETKCLHEGYKPKNGEPVALPIYQSTTYRYDSTEEIGKLFDLTSDGHMYSRISNPTVGFVEEKIAALEGGVGALCTTSGQAASLISVLNIVSAGDHIVSAATVYGGTINLFAVTLKRFGIECTFVDADACEEEIQKAFKPNTKVVFGETIANPAIAIFDIEKFASIAHKNNVPLIVDNTFATPLLCRPIEFGADIVIHSTSKYMDGHAVQLGGVIVDSGNFDWTNGNFKEFTEPDESYHGIIYTKQFGKAAYIAKARVQLMRDLGAYPTANAAFLLNLGLESLPVRIEKHCRNAETVAQFLNESDKVEFVNYPTIKGNKYNELAKKYLSKGCSGVISFSIKGSRENAIKFMDSLKLAENVVHVADIRTCVLHPASSTHRQLSDEQLVAAGITPGLIRLSVGLENVEDIIEDVKQALEQV
- a CDS encoding IS3 family transposase, which produces MSRVGRSIHNGPMEGFFWILKSEMYHLREFYTYVELEQAIDEYIEFYNTKRLQKKLKGMAPIEYRSHTLSV
- a CDS encoding TolC family protein — encoded protein: MKKNIKRVVAIGIGLSIMNGNIVQAFAAENNGIKIAQTTVDTTGSTGSNDTNIDKTTVNTNSSVENNNKNIVQTPTDTNSAQIVYTLDNNAKTVSKKPIITLDKIVNAAINNSEKVALKSKEIKLYEDKMKLQDKIDDFYTSIDQKVYDFPNDKLELQKKQTSQSEEFLKDQITTDITNKYNAIILKQMDIEKLNSNFEVKNKELETMKTKVKIGMATDNQLVDKQIEVESLKNDITSKENSLKNNMDFMGVLTDLKLSNYSFDENIKYNVFKINGSVDAYLDEKIDEYLKYNDEMIKLTKDYFKDLKDDGIKDIIDKDAPTMPDKTKFAKSDALGNVSFDTGSYAIALMGYQKDVQNYSNKLTAYGSYLDGKYSLEEGKVKLADSRKNLKNGLKECYSTLLDLQNKINTLNEQVKSTNTKLRYAKSQVDIGMMTENDYKAAVVKSEDLNTGLRQLINTYNTLKDSIQKPWTLSTNQ